The sequence TTGCCCTTGCCCGGACCGGTGTTGACGATCAGCAGCCCCTTTTCGACCGTCTTGCTCGCCACCTCGGCATCCTGCACCGCCTTGCGCTTGGCCATCTTGGCGCGATGGCGCTCTTCGTCCTTATTGTCGATGTCGGTCATGTCACCTCACCTTGAGCGGCAGCCCCGCCACCATCAGCAGCACCGTATCGGCGATCGCCGCGACCTGCTGGTTGAGCCGGCCGGCGTCATCGCGAAACCGGCGCGCCAAGGCATTGTCCGGCACGATCCCTTGCCCGACTTCGTTGGAGACCACGAACCAGGGTCCGCGTGGTCGTGACAGCACATCCGCCAGCCGCCGGCACGCGGCTGCGACGTCGTGATCGGCCAGCATGTGATTGGTCAGCCACAGCGTCAGGCAGTCGACAAGCACCGGCTGGTTGTCGGGCAATGCCTCGAGCGCGCCGGCAAGGTCGAGCGGCGCGTCGATGGTCGTCCAGCCCTCGCCGCGCCGCGAGCGGTGCAGCGCGATGCGCTCACGCATCTCGTCGTCATAGGCTTGCGCGGTAGCGATATAGGTCCATGGCGACGGCAACGCCGTCACCAGGATTTCGGCATGCGCGCTCTTGCCGGAGCGCGCACCGCCGATGATGAAGGTCAGCTTGTTGCGATCAGGCAAAGCTGTCGCGCAGGCTGGTCGCCGTGCCGGTAAAGCGTCCGCGCACCACGCCGACGACGGCGCCGAGCACCAGCCAGAACACCAGATTGGTCAGCGTCACCGCCACCACGAACTGGTGGTGCAGACCTTCCGGGATCGGCGTCTCGAAGCTGTCGGGCTGCGGCGCACCCACAATGTGCGGAGCAACGATCAGCGCCACGGCAAGAATGGCCAGCGGCAGCGACTTGCGGAACGCGATCAGGCCGAGCCCGATGGCGGTCGCGATCACGGTCGCCACCCACCAGATCTGGCGCTGCGTCAGGTCGGCGGCAGGCATGGCGGGCAGTTCCGGCGGCAGGCCGAGACCGGGCGCCAATGTGAAGACGGCAAAGCCGGCCAGGCCCCAGAAGACGCCCTGGCGCCAATTGCCGATACCGCCGGCGAATTCCGAAACCGCGACCAGGATCAGCGCGAAGCCGATGCCGGTGACGACATTGGACACGACGTTGAAGGCAAAGCGCTCGAAGCCGTCGGCCGGTGCCCAGCCCTCGTCTTCGGCCGGAGCGGCGGCTACGGCCGGAGCCGGGGTGGCGGCGCTCATCGAATTTGCCGCCGGTGGGGCCGAACTCATCGCGGTGCCGCTGGCGGCCCCGGTTGGCGTCGCGGGTGCGGCGGCATGGTCATGGCTATGGCCGCCTTCGGCCTGTTCGTAGACTTCCGCCTTGAGGATCAGTGGTACGGTGGCATAGGCCTGCATGCAGGCAAGGACAACGCCGGCCACGAGCCCTGCGATCGCCGCGATGAACACGACGTTGCGAAACAGATTCATGATGTCAGATCCTCGTCAGTGGCAGGGAAACGCCATCGAATGCCGGTTGTCATGACCGGCATTGTGCACAGCATCGATATGCGAGAAGCCGACAAAGCCGATGATGAACGTGCCGAGCAGTGCGGCAAGCGCCAGCTGCATGAAGCGCGACTGCGAGGAGACGGAGGTGCCGAGGGAGATGGAAGCGGTATTCATATCTTGTCCTTTCACCCTCCACCCGAGGGCCTGTCAGTTTTGCCGTCGTCGGCAGGTCTCCTGGCTCACGGATCAGCGCCCTTCCCCACCTTCCCGAAGACGAATCTTCAGTGGCATATGGAGAGGACTACCGCACACAGTTGCGGGGGCAGCCACGGCATTGGGCAAGAATTTCGCCCGCACCGCATTCCCTCTTGGCTCCAAAACGGAACCGACGACTGCATGACTATAGGGAAAATCACGACACGCGGCAAACCAAATTCCGCCGGCAAACAGCGCGATTGCGCCATGCCGTTTCCAGGCACGAGAATTGACAATTCTTCCTGCCGGGTGTCGGCTGGCCGCCTCACAGGAAGCCAGCCATGCAGCCCACTGCCAGCGAGCGCGCCCCCTACAATGGCCTGACCCAGGCCGAACCGACCCTGCCCTCGTCGGCCTATTGGGACGGTGAGAGCTACCAGCGCGACCTCGATGCCATCTGGTACAAAAACTGGCTGCTCGTCTGCCGCGAGGCCGATCTGGCCCAGCCACTGGCCTTCCGCCGATTCCGCATCGGCACGCAGGACATCGTCGTGCTGCGCGACGACACCGGCGCCTTGCGCGCCTTCCACAACACCTGCCGGCATCGCGGCTCGCAGCTTTGCCAGGAGAGCGAGGGCCGGCTGAAGGCGCGGCTAATCACTTGTCCCTACCACGCCTGGTCCTATTCACTGCGCGGCGACCTCGTGCGCGTGCCGTCGAAATCGTTGCCGGACGGCTTCGACAAGGCCGACCATCCGCTCTACCGCGTCGCGCTCTCGGTGTGGCGCGGTTTCGTGTTCATCAATCTGCAGGAGGATGCGGCGGGCTCCGCGCAGGCATCCTTCGACCCGGCCTCCGGCAATCTCGGCAACTGGCCGCTGGAAACGCTGTTATCGGGCCATGTGCTGCGCAAGGTGATGCACTGCAACTGGAAGATCTTTTGGGAGAACTTCAACGAGTGCCTGCACTGCCCGGGCGTCCACAAGGACCTGTCGCGGCTGGTGCCGATCTATGGCCGCGGCCTGATGAGCCGGCACGACGACCCCGAATGGACGCACCACGCCGACAATGACGCACCGGAATTTTCCGGCGGCCTGCGCGCC comes from Mesorhizobium japonicum MAFF 303099 and encodes:
- a CDS encoding aromatic ring-hydroxylating oxygenase subunit alpha is translated as MQPTASERAPYNGLTQAEPTLPSSAYWDGESYQRDLDAIWYKNWLLVCREADLAQPLAFRRFRIGTQDIVVLRDDTGALRAFHNTCRHRGSQLCQESEGRLKARLITCPYHAWSYSLRGDLVRVPSKSLPDGFDKADHPLYRVALSVWRGFVFINLQEDAAGSAQASFDPASGNLGNWPLETLLSGHVLRKVMHCNWKIFWENFNECLHCPGVHKDLSRLVPIYGRGLMSRHDDPEWTHHADNDAPEFSGGLRAGAETWSRDGQAHGPVFSGLTPAERAAGQTYATSLPSMFIVGHVDYVRTVRLVPLGPEETELVAEWLFAPEALAATDIDNIVAFGTQVLEEDAAICEVNQRGLRSMRHQAGVLMPEEYELHRFHNWVRERHAALVPKP
- the cobU gene encoding bifunctional adenosylcobinamide kinase/adenosylcobinamide-phosphate guanylyltransferase, whose translation is MPDRNKLTFIIGGARSGKSAHAEILVTALPSPWTYIATAQAYDDEMRERIALHRSRRGEGWTTIDAPLDLAGALEALPDNQPVLVDCLTLWLTNHMLADHDVAAACRRLADVLSRPRGPWFVVSNEVGQGIVPDNALARRFRDDAGRLNQQVAAIADTVLLMVAGLPLKVR
- a CDS encoding CbtB domain-containing protein, with the protein product MNTASISLGTSVSSQSRFMQLALAALLGTFIIGFVGFSHIDAVHNAGHDNRHSMAFPCH
- a CDS encoding CbtA family protein, whose translation is MNLFRNVVFIAAIAGLVAGVVLACMQAYATVPLILKAEVYEQAEGGHSHDHAAAPATPTGAASGTAMSSAPPAANSMSAATPAPAVAAAPAEDEGWAPADGFERFAFNVVSNVVTGIGFALILVAVSEFAGGIGNWRQGVFWGLAGFAVFTLAPGLGLPPELPAMPAADLTQRQIWWVATVIATAIGLGLIAFRKSLPLAILAVALIVAPHIVGAPQPDSFETPIPEGLHHQFVVAVTLTNLVFWLVLGAVVGVVRGRFTGTATSLRDSFA